One window of the Burkholderia sp. FERM BP-3421 genome contains the following:
- a CDS encoding efflux RND transporter permease subunit, which yields MYDASPPTGSVPASRLAAFVERCAAAIMFRRRALMLLGVALTLALGWSATRLRLDPGFNKMIPMQHPYMQMFERYAGAFPGANTILVSLRWKGPGDIYNPLFMDALRHATDDVFFIPGVNRSRVFSLFTPNVHYTEVTEAGFRGDVVVPGRFSSADPDDLAKVRRNVARSGQIGRLVGNDLKSALIRAELRETDPITGKRLDYGAVARQLEEIRARYAGQGVEVNIIGFAKLVGDVEAGIAGVMAFFALAFLITAALLLAYTRSPRTSALALLVALLPVVWLLGALPLLGLGIDPMSILVPFLIFSIGVSHAVQMTNAWKQALVRGESSIDAARDAFRKLFVPGTVALLTNALGFMVIMRIEIDIVRELGITACLGVLLMIVTNKVFLPILLSYTRLERGALARARRSASAGGGRTWAAFAVFARPLPALGVFAVALALLAYGTLESRRLEIGDVGTGAPELRANSRYNLDNAAITHQYDIGVDVLSVIVETTGFDDACLHYPVMSAIETFEMRMRGVAGVQSVTSVASQGKVLIAAFNEGNPRWAALPRSSDGLTQGSKAFDPDNGMNTANCKAIQVLIYTRNHEGATLAHIVDEIKRFAAENPTPNVAFRLAGGNVGVMAATNEAVGEAEVAMLMSIFGAIALLCAVTFRSWRAVLCIVVPLTLVSILCNALMAQLGIGLKVATLPVITLGVGVGVDYGIYLYERLQHALRHGATLPDAFAVAMRQRGTAALFTAVTMFIGVGTWAFSALKFQVDMGVLLAFMFLVNLFGAVFLLPALAVWLGVERAERRAPRAAPDATSSPARAVESGQPLR from the coding sequence ATGTACGACGCGTCACCCCCCACCGGCTCCGTTCCCGCATCCCGCCTCGCCGCGTTCGTCGAGCGGTGCGCCGCGGCGATCATGTTCCGGCGCCGTGCGCTGATGCTGCTTGGCGTCGCGCTCACGCTTGCGCTCGGCTGGTCGGCGACGCGGCTCAGGCTCGATCCGGGTTTCAACAAGATGATCCCGATGCAGCACCCGTACATGCAGATGTTCGAACGCTATGCGGGCGCGTTCCCGGGCGCGAACACGATCCTCGTGAGCCTGCGCTGGAAGGGCCCGGGCGACATCTACAACCCGCTCTTCATGGACGCGCTGCGCCATGCGACCGACGACGTATTCTTCATCCCCGGCGTGAACCGCTCGCGCGTGTTCTCGCTGTTCACGCCGAACGTCCATTACACCGAGGTGACCGAGGCGGGCTTTCGCGGCGACGTGGTCGTGCCGGGCCGGTTCTCGAGCGCGGATCCCGACGATCTCGCCAAGGTGCGCCGCAATGTCGCGCGTTCGGGGCAGATCGGCCGGCTCGTCGGCAACGATCTGAAGTCGGCGCTGATCCGCGCCGAGCTGCGCGAGACCGATCCGATAACCGGCAAGCGGCTCGACTACGGCGCGGTCGCGCGCCAACTGGAGGAGATTCGCGCCCGCTACGCGGGGCAGGGCGTCGAGGTGAACATCATCGGCTTCGCGAAGCTCGTCGGCGATGTCGAGGCAGGCATCGCGGGCGTGATGGCGTTCTTCGCGCTCGCGTTCCTGATCACGGCCGCGCTGCTGCTGGCCTATACGCGTTCGCCGAGGACCAGCGCACTCGCGCTGCTGGTGGCGCTGCTGCCGGTCGTATGGCTGCTCGGCGCGCTGCCGCTGCTCGGACTCGGGATCGACCCGATGTCGATTCTCGTGCCGTTCCTGATCTTCTCGATCGGCGTGTCGCATGCGGTGCAGATGACGAATGCGTGGAAACAGGCGCTCGTGCGCGGCGAGTCGTCGATCGATGCCGCGCGCGATGCGTTCCGCAAGCTGTTCGTGCCGGGCACCGTCGCGCTGCTGACCAACGCGCTCGGCTTCATGGTGATCATGCGGATCGAGATCGACATCGTGCGCGAGCTTGGCATCACCGCCTGCCTCGGCGTGCTGCTGATGATCGTCACGAACAAGGTGTTCCTGCCGATCCTGCTGTCGTATACGCGCCTCGAACGCGGCGCGCTGGCCCGCGCGCGGCGTTCGGCGAGCGCGGGCGGCGGCCGGACGTGGGCGGCCTTCGCGGTATTCGCGCGGCCGCTGCCCGCGCTCGGCGTATTTGCGGTCGCGCTTGCGCTGCTCGCCTACGGCACGCTCGAATCGCGCCGGCTCGAGATCGGCGACGTCGGCACGGGCGCGCCCGAGCTGCGCGCGAACTCGCGCTACAACCTCGACAACGCGGCGATCACGCACCAGTACGACATCGGCGTCGACGTGTTGTCGGTGATCGTCGAGACGACCGGTTTCGACGACGCCTGCCTGCATTACCCCGTGATGAGCGCGATAGAGACGTTCGAGATGCGCATGCGCGGCGTCGCGGGCGTGCAGTCGGTGACGAGCGTGGCATCGCAGGGCAAGGTGCTCATCGCCGCGTTCAACGAGGGCAATCCGCGCTGGGCGGCGCTGCCTCGTTCGAGCGACGGCCTGACGCAGGGGTCGAAGGCGTTCGATCCCGACAACGGCATGAACACCGCGAACTGCAAGGCGATCCAGGTGCTGATCTACACGCGGAACCACGAAGGCGCGACGCTCGCGCACATCGTCGACGAAATCAAGCGTTTCGCCGCCGAGAATCCGACGCCGAACGTCGCGTTCCGGCTCGCGGGCGGCAACGTCGGCGTGATGGCCGCGACCAACGAAGCGGTCGGCGAAGCGGAGGTGGCCATGCTGATGTCGATCTTCGGCGCGATCGCGCTGCTGTGCGCGGTGACGTTCCGATCGTGGCGCGCGGTGCTGTGCATCGTCGTGCCGCTCACGCTCGTGTCGATCCTGTGCAACGCGCTGATGGCGCAGCTCGGAATCGGGCTGAAAGTCGCGACGCTGCCCGTGATCACGCTCGGCGTCGGGGTCGGCGTCGACTACGGCATCTACCTGTACGAACGGCTGCAGCACGCGCTTCGGCATGGCGCAACGCTGCCGGACGCATTCGCCGTCGCGATGCGCCAACGCGGCACCGCCGCGTTGTTCACCGCCGTCACGATGTTCATCGGCGTGGGCACCTGGGCCTTCTCCGCGCTGAAATTCCAGGTCGACATGGGCGTGCTGCTCGCGTTCATGTTTCTCGTGAATCTGTTCGGCGCGGTCTTCCTGTTGCCCGCGCTGGCGGTGTGGCTCGGCGTCGAGCGCGCCGAACGCCGCGCACCGCGCGCCGCGCCGGACGCGACGTCGAGCCCGGCGCGCGCGGTCGAATCCGGCCAGCCGCTGCGCTGA
- a CDS encoding Rieske 2Fe-2S domain-containing protein translates to MSARPYQIEAQPLVPRYARGWHCLGPVRDYKDGKPHTLHAFGRKLAVFVDSTGKANVVDAYCPHMGADLSLGTVQGDNLVCPFHGWAWNGEGRCASIPYCKRVPPKARIGAWPTCEENRLLFVWNDPEGSPPPPEVAIPRLDACFSDAWSDWIVDTMLIQANCRELVDNISDVAHFATVHHAPVDYFANLFEGHKATQLLVGRSDRLGGDSLTALSTYFGPAVHITRMTGESGGQPIHSVLLNCHVPIDMNSFEQRYGVIVKKVPGLSDARNMEIAAAYVKEAQRAFYEDVDIWHSKTRIDNPLLCEGDGPLYQMRDWYSQFYRDVADVRPSSVARKAFEMRIRGEGETPALHHVFEQ, encoded by the coding sequence ATGTCCGCACGCCCCTATCAGATCGAAGCCCAGCCGCTCGTTCCGCGCTATGCGCGCGGCTGGCATTGCCTCGGGCCCGTCCGCGACTACAAGGACGGCAAGCCGCACACATTGCACGCGTTCGGCCGCAAGCTCGCCGTGTTCGTCGATTCGACGGGCAAGGCGAACGTGGTCGACGCGTACTGCCCGCACATGGGCGCGGACCTGAGTCTCGGCACGGTCCAGGGCGACAACCTCGTCTGTCCGTTCCACGGCTGGGCCTGGAACGGCGAGGGGCGGTGCGCGTCGATTCCCTACTGCAAGCGCGTTCCGCCGAAGGCGCGGATCGGCGCATGGCCGACCTGCGAGGAGAATCGGCTGCTGTTCGTGTGGAACGATCCCGAAGGCAGCCCGCCGCCGCCCGAGGTTGCGATTCCACGCCTCGATGCCTGCTTCTCCGACGCATGGTCGGACTGGATCGTCGATACGATGCTGATCCAGGCGAACTGCCGCGAACTCGTCGACAACATCTCGGATGTCGCGCACTTCGCGACCGTCCACCACGCGCCGGTCGATTATTTCGCGAACCTGTTCGAGGGGCACAAGGCGACCCAGCTGCTGGTCGGCCGCAGCGATCGGCTTGGCGGCGACAGCCTGACCGCGCTGTCGACGTATTTCGGGCCGGCCGTGCATATCACGCGGATGACGGGCGAAAGCGGCGGTCAGCCGATCCATTCGGTGCTGCTGAACTGTCACGTGCCGATCGACATGAACAGCTTCGAGCAGCGTTATGGCGTGATCGTGAAGAAGGTGCCGGGCTTGAGCGACGCGCGGAACATGGAGATCGCGGCCGCGTATGTGAAGGAGGCGCAACGCGCGTTCTACGAGGATGTCGACATCTGGCACAGCAAGACGCGGATCGACAACCCGCTGCTGTGCGAGGGCGACGGGCCGCTGTATCAGATGCGCGATTGGTATTCGCAGTTTTATCGCGACGTCGCCGACGTGCGCCCGTCCAGCGTCGCGCGCAAGGCATTCGAAATGCGCATTCGCGGAGAAGGCGAGACGCCGGCGCTGCATCACGTGTTCGAGCAGTGA
- the dmpG gene encoding 4-hydroxy-2-oxovalerate aldolase produces the protein MTLAGRKITVHDMSLRDGMHPKRHQITLDQMRGIARGLDAAGVPLIEVTHGDGLGGASVNYGFPAHTDEAYLGAVMPELKRAKVSALLLPGIGTVEHLRMAHALGVATIRVATHCTEADVSEQHIDLARTLGLDAVGFLMMAHMASPGQLVAQAGLMEAYGANCIYITDSAGHMLPDDVTARIAQVRDALKPETELGFHGHHNLAMGVANSVAAVAAGANRIDAAAAGLGAGAGNTPMEVFVAVCDRMGIETGVDVFAISDVAEDLVVPIMDAPIRIDRDALTLGYAGVYSSFLLFAKRAEAKYKVPARDILVELGRQRLVGGQEDMIEDAALTMARERMA, from the coding sequence ATGACACTTGCAGGCAGGAAGATCACCGTCCACGACATGTCGCTGCGCGACGGCATGCACCCGAAGCGCCACCAGATCACGCTCGACCAGATGCGCGGCATCGCCCGCGGGCTCGACGCGGCCGGGGTGCCGCTGATCGAGGTCACGCACGGCGACGGGCTCGGTGGCGCCTCCGTCAACTACGGCTTTCCCGCGCATACCGACGAAGCGTACCTGGGCGCCGTGATGCCGGAACTGAAGCGGGCGAAGGTGTCGGCGCTGCTGCTGCCCGGCATCGGCACCGTCGAGCATCTGCGGATGGCGCATGCGCTCGGCGTCGCCACGATCCGCGTCGCGACGCACTGTACCGAGGCCGACGTGTCCGAGCAGCACATCGACCTCGCGCGCACGCTGGGGCTCGATGCGGTCGGCTTCCTGATGATGGCGCACATGGCGTCGCCCGGGCAGCTCGTCGCGCAGGCCGGGCTGATGGAAGCGTACGGCGCGAACTGCATTTACATCACCGATTCGGCCGGCCACATGCTGCCCGACGACGTGACCGCGCGAATCGCCCAGGTCCGCGACGCGCTGAAGCCGGAGACCGAGCTGGGCTTTCACGGGCATCACAACCTCGCGATGGGCGTCGCCAATTCGGTCGCGGCGGTCGCCGCGGGCGCGAACCGGATCGATGCGGCCGCGGCCGGGCTCGGCGCGGGCGCGGGCAACACGCCGATGGAGGTGTTCGTCGCCGTATGCGACCGGATGGGCATCGAGACCGGCGTCGACGTATTCGCAATCTCGGACGTCGCCGAGGATCTCGTCGTGCCGATCATGGACGCGCCGATCCGGATCGACCGCGATGCGCTGACGCTGGGCTATGCCGGCGTCTATTCGTCGTTCCTGCTGTTCGCGAAGCGCGCGGAAGCAAAATACAAGGTGCCGGCGCGCGACATCCTCGTCGAACTGGGCCGGCAGCGGCTGGTCGGCGGCCAGGAGGACATGATCGAGGACGCCGCGCTGACGATGGCGCGCGAAAGGATGGCGTAA
- a CDS encoding acetaldehyde dehydrogenase (acetylating): MKKIRCALIGPGNIGTDLLYKLRRSPVLEPVWMVGVDPASDGLARAREFGLKTTDQGVDGLLPHVERDAVRIAFDATSAAAHRAHSDALTALGVRMIDLTPAAIGPYCVPPVNLDALLDSAQMNVNLVTCGGQATIPMVHAVSRVQPVVYGEIVATVSSRSVGPGTRRNIDEFTRTTAGAIERIGGARTGKAIIVINPAEPPLIMRDTIHCLTDGPPDVAAITASVRAMLDAVQRYVPGYTLKNGPVFDGNRVSMFMEVEGLGDYLPKYAGNLDIMTAAATATAERFAEQMLAATAATA, translated from the coding sequence GCGCGCTGATCGGTCCGGGCAACATCGGCACCGATCTGTTGTACAAGCTGCGCCGCTCGCCCGTGCTCGAACCGGTGTGGATGGTCGGCGTCGACCCGGCCTCCGACGGCCTCGCGCGCGCGCGCGAATTCGGCCTGAAGACGACCGACCAGGGCGTCGACGGGTTGCTGCCGCACGTCGAACGCGACGCTGTCCGCATCGCATTCGATGCAACCTCCGCCGCCGCGCACCGCGCGCATTCCGACGCGCTCACCGCGCTCGGCGTGCGCATGATCGACCTGACGCCCGCCGCGATCGGGCCGTACTGCGTGCCGCCCGTCAACCTCGACGCGCTTCTGGACAGCGCGCAGATGAACGTCAACCTGGTGACCTGCGGCGGACAGGCGACGATCCCGATGGTCCACGCGGTATCGCGCGTGCAGCCGGTCGTCTACGGCGAGATCGTCGCGACCGTGTCGTCGCGCTCGGTCGGCCCCGGCACGCGCCGCAACATCGACGAATTCACGCGCACCACCGCCGGCGCGATCGAGCGGATCGGCGGCGCGCGCACGGGCAAGGCGATCATCGTGATCAACCCGGCCGAACCGCCGCTCATCATGCGCGACACGATCCACTGCCTGACCGATGGGCCGCCCGACGTCGCCGCGATCACGGCGTCCGTGCGCGCGATGCTCGATGCCGTGCAACGCTACGTGCCCGGCTATACGCTGAAGAACGGCCCGGTGTTCGACGGCAATCGCGTGTCGATGTTCATGGAGGTCGAGGGGCTCGGCGACTACCTGCCGAAATACGCGGGCAACCTCGACATCATGACCGCCGCCGCGACCGCCACGGCCGAGCGCTTCGCCGAACAGATGCTGGCCGCGACGGCCGCCACCGCCTGA